The following coding sequences lie in one Silene latifolia isolate original U9 population chromosome 5, ASM4854445v1, whole genome shotgun sequence genomic window:
- the LOC141657566 gene encoding auxilin-related protein 1-like — translation MNDFESLSSYYGFKPSDKSAPMAPPKSSNSTSFKTTSFPSSASSAFVDDPPNRHSDFSDLGNFDDIFPNSKSKSMNSNSNVSDSVDFDSIFGGGGGGGADSPPPPPPKFSSLPVFDKPVYDDDVSSSPIDHYDDIFASNKGSSSGGGGGGGGGGIGGDVFDDLLGGLGKKENLSAKSTVKGDVKVVSGFDDLLPGFGGSSAPINSSADAAKNARKVVEDPFDVLGSTLHRNASSSSGVSNDPFEEVVNSHRKKFENPSSGGVYEDIDPLNGFANPVPSESAEAYGREKDESPLRTGSRVSGRQTSPERGSERKIPVKEFGGSPHSVFEMPSFSADSSRSIPNASSPVFENRESYSHDHVSPTPEENIGLSDEVWLTVSEIPLFTQPTAAPPPSKPPPARPTQFSGAEYGSFPDSNAQREVDEYSSFPSSNPFFQSPKSAPAGGMSSFASPLDELEEFASGRHQSNVDENSHVHSSDDFDSNSVAAASAAAMKEAMDRAEAKFKYAKEIRDRENAKSSKSRESMQVEKEENTAQDAQDREFREGQERLMRVRQQRERGEEERRQREEDDQRRIQKEQEEKEREKRRVERERELARQAVERATKEARERAAIEARTRAERAAVQRAQAEARERAERAAVQRAQSEARERAAADAKERAEKAAAEAREKARSEAREKEAHERAAAAARASQQKNGPDLDSFFGMSSRASSAPKPRATSSDPFETQFQNKPAPEATRTSVNSTSNMRKASSSTSIADDLSSIFGAPSTSGDFQEVNGETDDRRRARLERHQRTQERAAKALADKNARDLEAQREQTERHRIGETLDVQIKRWAAGKEGNLRALLSTLQYVLWPECGWQPVSLTDLIVGAQVKKVYRKATLCIHPDKVQQKGATLQQKYVAEKVFDLLKEAWNKFNSEELF, via the exons ATGAATGATTTCGAATCATTATCAAGCTATTATGGTTTCAAACCTTCCGACAAATCCGCACCTATGGCACCTCCTAAATCATCCAATTCCACTTCTTTCAAAACCACGTCGTTTCCTTCCTCTGCGTCTTCCGCTTTCGTCGACGATCCCCCGAATCGACATTCCGATTTCTCCGATTTAGGTAATTTCGATGATATTTTCCCCAATTCCAAGTCTAAAAGTATGAATTCGAATAGTAATGTGTCAGATTCGGTTGATTTTGATTCCATTttcggcggtggtggtggtggtggtgcagaTTCGCCTCCTCCTCCGCCGCCAAAATTCTCGTCGTTACCGGTTTTTGATAAGCCGGTTTATGACGACGATGTTTCGAGCTCCCCGATTGATCATTACGATGATATTTTTGCATCGAATAAGGGTagtagtagtggtggtggtggtggtggtggtggtggtggaattGGTGGTGATGTGTTTGATGATCTGTTGGGAGGGTTGGGGAAGAAGGAGAATTTATCGGCGAAATCCACTGTTAAAGGAGATGTTAAGGTGGTTTCGGGTTTTGATGATTTGTTGCCTGGCTTTGGTGGCTCTTCTGCTCCAATTAACAG TTCTGCAGATGCAGCTAAGAACGCTAGAAAAGTAGTGGAGGACCCTTTTGACGTCTTAGGATCAACTTTGCATCGTAATGCGTCTTCTTCTTCTGGAGTTTCAAATGATCCTTTTGAGGAAGTTGTTAATTCGCACaggaaaaaatttgaaaatccgtcCAGCGGAGGAGTATATGAGGATATAGATCCCCTTAATGGGTTTGCCAATCCTGTACCGTCTGAATCAGCAGAAGCATATGGCAGGGAAAAAGATGAAAGCCCTCTACGGACAGGATCAAGGGTCTCTGGAAGGCAAACTAGTCCGGAGAGAGGCTCTGAGAGGAAGATTCCTGTGAAGGAATTTGGTGGATCTCCACACAGTGTTTTTGAAATGCCTTCATTTTCAGCTGATTCCAGCAGGTCAATTCCAAATGCTTCGTCTCCTGTATTTGAAAATAGGGAATCGTATTCACATGATCATGTCTCTCCCACACCTGAGGAGAACATTGGGCTATCTGATGAGGTTTGGCTTACTGTCTCAGAAATTCCCCTCTTTACGCAACCTACAGCTGCCCCTCCTCCTTCAAAACCCCCACCTGCCAGACCTACACAATTTTCTGGAGCCGAGTATGGCTCATTTCCTGATTCAAATGCACAGAGGGAGGTTGATGAATATTCGTCTTTCCCTAGTTCTAATCCGTTCTTCCAAAGTCCAAAATCGGCTCCTGCTGGAGGAATGAGCTCTTTTGCGTCTCCTTTAGATGAACTGGAGGAATTTGCAAGTGGAAGACATCAAAGCAATGTCGATGAAAATTCCCATGTTCACTCGAGTGATGATTTTGACTCAAATTCGGTTGCTGCTGCATCCGCTGCAGCCATGAAGGAAGCCATGGATAGGGCTGAAGCTAAATTTAAATATGCAAAGGAGATAAGAGATAGGGAAAATGCCAAGTCATCTAAAAGCAGGGAATCAATGCAAGTTGAAAAAGAGGAAAATACTGCTCAGGATGCTCAAGATAGAGAATTCAGAGAAGGTCAAGAACGACTTATGCGTGTGCGACAACAACGGGAAAGgggagaagaagaaagaagaCAACGGGAGGAAGACGATCAAAGACGTATTCAGAAAGAGCAGGAGGAGAAAGAGAGGGAGAAGAGAAGAGTAGAGAGGGAGAGGGAACTTGCAAGACAAGCTGTTGAAAGGGCTACCAAGGAAGCACGCGAAAGGGCAGCAATTGAAGCTCGTACCAGGGCTGAAAGGGCTGCTGTTCAGAGAGCACAAGCTGAAGCTCGAGAACGTGCCGAAAGGGCTGCAGTTCAGAGGGCACAGTCGGAGGCTCGAGAAAGAGCTGCTGCTGATGCGAAGGAAAGAGCTGAAAAAGCTGCTgcagaagcaagggaaaaggcaAGATCTGAGGCGAGAGAGAAAGAAGCACATGAGAGAGCCGCTGCTGCTGCACGGGCAAGTCAGCAGAAGAACGGGCCTGACCTTGATTCCTTCTTTGGCATGAGTTCCCGTGCAAGCAGTGCGCCAAAGCCTAGGGCAACCTCATCG GACCCATTTGAAACCCAATTCCAGAACAAGCCAGCCCCTGAAGCAACCAGAACTTCCGTTAATTCCACATCTAACATGAGGAAAGCGTCCTCATCAACTAGTATTGCTGATGACCTAAGTTCAATTTTTGGAG CTCCTTCAACATCTGGGGATTTCCAAGAAGTCAATGGGGAAACTGATGATCGACGGAGAGCCCGACTGGAACGCCATCAGCGAACACAAGAGCGTGCT GCAAAGGCATTGGCAGATAAGAATGCCAGGGATCTTGAAGCTCAAAGAGAGCAAACTGAGAGACAT AGGATTGGTGAAACACTTGATGTGCAGATCAAACGCTGGGCAGCAGGAAAAGAGGGAAACCTGCGTGCTCTATTATCAACCTTACAATAT GTTCTATGGCCTGAGTGTGGCTGGCAGCCTGTTTCATTAACCGATTTGATCGTTGGTGCACAAGTAAAGAAGGTTTATAGAAAGGCAACTTTGTGCATTCATCCTGATAAAGTGCAGCAGAAGGGTGCTACCCTGCAGCAGAAATATGTTGCTGAGAAGGTGTTTGATTTGCTGAAG GAAGCTTGGAACAAGTTTAATTCAGAAGAGTTATTTTAA
- the LOC141655543 gene encoding uncharacterized protein LOC141655543: MVGCWALWEQRNKVIFETREVDPSCVIVKRVRDVMEEIEGGGYVRHKRRDKGEVGDRVVARKGCAAPPVGYVKINVDAGVKERAGVGLGVMCRDGKGHVMWGASIVLEQLWESHIAEAVAVLDGVNEARRRGHEKIIVESDCLQVVEALRKSLTGRSIFALVLEDILSLCNSFSSIIWSHTSRINNGVAHALAHPFPRVVGRFLWSEALPLIANDAVVSDLSLMQ, translated from the coding sequence ATGGTgggttgttgggctttatgggaACAACGCAACAAGGTTATTTTTGAGACGCGAGAGGTGGACCCAAGCTGTGTTATTGTGAAGCGGGTAAGAGATGTTATGGAGGAGATTGAAGGAGGGGGATATGTGAGACATAAGAGGAGGGATAAGGGCGAGGTGGGCGATAGGGTGGTTGCTCGCAAGGGTTGTGCTGCTCCTCCGGTGGGCTACGTGAAGATTAATGTTGACGCGGGTGTGAAAGAAAGGGCGGGCGTGGGTCTTGGTGTGATGTGCAGGGACGGGAAGGGACATGTGATGTGGGGTGCGTCAATTGTGCTTGAGCAACTGTGGGAGAGTCATATTGCGGAGGCAGTGGCGGTCTTGGACGGGGTCAACGAAGCACGACGGAGGGGCCATGAGAAGATCATTGTCGAGAGCGATTGTCTACAAGTGGTTGAAGCGCTGCGGAAGTCCCTTACGGGCAGGAGTATCTTTGCTTTAGTTTTGGAAGACATTCTTTCTTTGTGTAATTCTTTTAGTTCTATTATTTGGTCGCATACTAGTCGCATAAACAATGGTGTGGCTCATGCGTTAGCTCATCCGTTTCCTAGAGTAGTTGGTAGATTCTTGTGGTCAGAGGCGTTGCCTTTGATTGCGAACGATGCTGTGGTTTCTGATTTGTCGTTAATGCAGTAA